The following are encoded together in the Salinibacterium sp. UTAS2018 genome:
- a CDS encoding aminotransferase class V-fold PLP-dependent enzyme, which produces MSEVRPQGRPHAVWGDETEIVQLAIDWTSKRMVRETDPYSTARPAADLAAAVGHAIRPEGIGGAEALRIFDEILEPATRAQDDPLNLAYIAAAPTRAAVAFDLVTSSANIFGGLWESGAGAIFAENQALQWIIGLLDWPDTAGGTFVSGGTSGNLSALMTARETAKTRRGGRPAGGWQLAYTSNAHSSINSAAKALDVDRVDVPIDDRGHMTGAALRAVLEQNPNVFAVVASAGTTNEGLVDDLADIADVCEEFGVWMHVDGAYGGAGLAAPSIRPLFDGIERADSFIVDPHKWLFAPYDCCALIYREPQLARAVHSQHASYLDAIDRNESNPSELALHLSRRVRGLPLWFSLATHGTDKYRDAVEASVSTAREVARAIDATDYLELVREPELSVLLFVRSGWTAEQYSAWSKQVAHDGVILCVPTKWRGQTVLRLAFVNPDTEAAKVMAALETLR; this is translated from the coding sequence ATGAGCGAAGTTCGGCCGCAGGGCAGACCCCACGCTGTCTGGGGCGATGAGACTGAAATAGTTCAGCTCGCCATTGACTGGACCTCCAAGAGAATGGTCCGTGAGACTGATCCGTATTCGACGGCGCGGCCAGCGGCCGATTTGGCAGCCGCGGTTGGTCACGCGATCCGCCCGGAGGGCATCGGCGGCGCGGAAGCGTTGCGTATTTTCGATGAGATTCTTGAACCTGCAACGCGGGCTCAGGATGACCCGCTGAACCTCGCTTATATCGCTGCCGCCCCTACCCGGGCGGCAGTAGCCTTCGACCTCGTCACGAGTTCCGCTAACATTTTTGGCGGCCTCTGGGAGTCGGGTGCTGGCGCAATCTTCGCTGAGAACCAAGCGCTGCAGTGGATTATCGGACTGCTCGATTGGCCCGATACTGCCGGCGGCACTTTCGTCTCCGGCGGCACCTCGGGCAACCTCTCAGCGCTCATGACTGCCCGCGAAACCGCCAAAACGCGACGCGGTGGTCGCCCCGCTGGCGGCTGGCAACTGGCCTACACCTCCAATGCTCACTCGTCGATCAATTCGGCCGCGAAAGCGCTCGACGTGGATCGGGTTGACGTGCCGATCGATGATCGCGGGCACATGACCGGGGCAGCGCTGCGCGCCGTTCTCGAACAGAACCCGAACGTGTTTGCGGTGGTCGCATCGGCCGGAACAACTAACGAGGGCCTTGTCGACGACCTGGCCGATATCGCCGACGTCTGCGAAGAGTTCGGTGTTTGGATGCACGTTGACGGCGCCTACGGTGGCGCAGGGCTCGCCGCCCCGAGCATCCGCCCCCTCTTTGACGGCATCGAACGAGCAGACAGCTTTATCGTCGACCCGCATAAGTGGCTCTTCGCCCCCTACGACTGCTGTGCGCTGATCTATCGCGAACCCCAGCTGGCGCGGGCCGTGCACTCTCAGCACGCCAGCTATTTGGATGCCATTGACCGCAACGAGTCGAACCCCAGCGAGCTCGCCCTGCACCTCTCGCGGCGCGTGCGAGGCCTTCCACTGTGGTTCAGCCTCGCCACCCACGGCACCGACAAGTATCGGGATGCGGTTGAAGCCTCGGTGTCGACCGCTCGCGAAGTCGCCCGCGCAATCGACGCGACCGACTACCTCGAACTCGTGCGTGAGCCCGAGCTCTCAGTGCTGCTCTTTGTGCGGAGCGGGTGGACAGCGGAGCAGTATTCGGCGTGGTCGAAGCAAGTGGCGCACGACGGCGTCATCCTGTGCGTACCGACGAAATGGCGTGGTCAAACGGTGTTGCGGCTCGCGTTCGTGAACCCGGATACCGAGGCTGCGAAGGTCATGGCGGCGCTGGAGACGCTCCGCTAG
- a CDS encoding cytochrome P450, producing MANVTLADLDLFENGTPWHVFDKLRTDAPVHWSEEPAPNHGFWSLTRYHDIVSVLRDTETFSSERGTVNLEELDADQIEARKSMLETDGVRHRALRRLMQGEFTPRAVAGYETFLRGLTASTLDAAFANPEFEFVDQVAADFPIRVLAKMLDVPDTDIYKLIDWGNRMIGNDDPEHADVLASSAESEEFRLLPFRSPAAREVFEYGNDLANQRRGKDGNDLVSRLVNQTPMDGQALSERDFNSYFLLLVVAGNETTRHTITHSMNYLMDNPDQLELLQEKPELIPWAVEEFLRMASPVYHFRRTATKDTEINGQAIKEGQKVVTWFAAGNRDPEIFEDPYKMDVTRNPNEHMAFGRGGPHMCLGNSLARLEIRIMFENLLPRISGMTKLSEPDRLRSNFVNGIKRLPVRVELAK from the coding sequence ATGGCGAACGTCACCCTGGCAGACCTAGATCTGTTCGAGAACGGCACACCCTGGCACGTATTCGACAAGCTTCGAACTGACGCCCCCGTGCACTGGTCAGAAGAGCCAGCCCCCAACCACGGCTTCTGGTCGCTCACCCGTTACCACGACATCGTTTCCGTATTGCGCGACACCGAAACGTTCTCGAGCGAACGCGGCACCGTCAACCTCGAAGAGCTCGACGCTGACCAAATCGAAGCTCGCAAGTCAATGCTCGAAACGGATGGCGTGCGTCACCGGGCGCTCCGCCGCCTCATGCAGGGTGAGTTCACGCCCCGTGCGGTCGCCGGCTACGAAACTTTCCTTCGCGGCCTCACTGCCAGCACTCTTGATGCTGCCTTTGCGAACCCCGAGTTCGAATTCGTCGACCAGGTGGCCGCCGACTTCCCGATCCGGGTTCTCGCCAAAATGCTCGATGTGCCCGACACCGACATTTACAAGCTCATTGACTGGGGCAACCGGATGATCGGAAACGACGATCCGGAACACGCCGACGTACTGGCAAGCTCCGCCGAGAGCGAAGAGTTCCGACTGCTGCCCTTCCGCTCCCCCGCAGCTCGGGAGGTTTTCGAGTACGGCAACGACCTCGCCAACCAGCGTCGCGGCAAGGACGGCAACGACCTCGTGTCGCGCCTCGTCAACCAGACGCCGATGGACGGCCAAGCGCTCAGCGAGCGCGACTTCAATAGCTACTTTCTGCTGCTCGTCGTCGCCGGCAACGAGACCACACGCCACACCATCACGCACTCCATGAACTACCTCATGGATAACCCCGACCAGCTTGAGCTACTCCAAGAAAAACCAGAACTCATCCCGTGGGCGGTCGAAGAGTTCTTGCGCATGGCCAGCCCGGTTTACCACTTCCGTCGCACCGCGACCAAGGACACCGAGATCAATGGTCAAGCGATCAAGGAAGGCCAGAAAGTTGTCACGTGGTTCGCTGCCGGCAACCGCGACCCCGAGATCTTTGAAGATCCTTACAAGATGGATGTCACCCGCAACCCGAACGAGCACATGGCGTTCGGTCGCGGTGGCCCGCACATGTGTCTCGGAAACTCACTGGCACGCCTTGAGATCCGTATTATGTTCGAGAACCTGTTGCCCCGCATCTCGGGAATGACGAAGCTCAGTGAGCCTGACCGTCTGCGCAGCAATTTCGTCAACGGAATCAAACGACTCCCGGTACGCGTCGAACTAGCAAAGTAG
- a CDS encoding MarR family winged helix-turn-helix transcriptional regulator produces the protein MAGPHTLTETERQVQARVGGLPLDYSAMAVASNLFRAANAVRNHFERTVLSEHNLSWTAFVVLWVTWIWEPIETRQIALEGGFSKATLTGVLTTLERRGWLTRERSETDGRLVVVKLTDRGRELMTELFPAFNQQEQAVAGPVAPERREELADMLRLITAGVEPKG, from the coding sequence GTGGCCGGACCACACACACTGACTGAGACTGAACGCCAAGTACAAGCGAGAGTCGGCGGCCTTCCGCTGGACTACTCCGCAATGGCCGTAGCATCGAACCTTTTTCGGGCGGCAAACGCCGTGCGTAATCACTTCGAGCGCACCGTGTTGTCGGAGCACAATCTCTCCTGGACAGCGTTTGTCGTTCTCTGGGTTACCTGGATCTGGGAGCCGATTGAAACTCGCCAGATCGCGCTTGAGGGAGGCTTCTCTAAAGCGACACTCACGGGAGTGCTCACGACTCTTGAGCGCCGTGGCTGGCTCACGCGCGAACGCAGCGAAACTGATGGTCGCCTCGTTGTGGTGAAGCTCACTGATCGTGGGCGCGAACTCATGACGGAACTCTTCCCTGCATTCAATCAGCAAGAGCAAGCGGTGGCGGGTCCGGTCGCGCCTGAGCGCCGCGAAGAGCTCGCCGACATGCTGCGCCTGATCACGGCGGGCGTCGAACCCAAGGGCTAA